The proteins below are encoded in one region of Opisthocomus hoazin isolate bOpiHoa1 chromosome 26, bOpiHoa1.hap1, whole genome shotgun sequence:
- the PSMD3 gene encoding 26S proteasome non-ATPase regulatory subunit 3, whose translation MKQEGASRRREKAKAPPEGPPPAPPDVEMQEEAAAAAAEAAGERQPQRELDAITLEDIKEHVKQLEKAVSGKEPRYVLRALRALPSTSRRLNSNVLHKAVSGFFTSNSSTRDFLLAFLEESMDTEAELQFRPRTGKAASAPLLPEVETYLQLLLVIYLMNSKRYPEAQKVSDDLMQKISSQNRRALDLVVAKCYYYHSRIYEFLNKLDVVRSFLHARLRTATLRHDADGQATLLNLLLRNYLHYNLYDQAEKLVSKSVFPEQANNNEWARYLYYTGRIKAIQLEYSEARRTMTNALRKAPQHTAVGFKQTVHKLLIVVELLLGEIPDRLQFRQPSLKRSLMPYFLLTQAVRTGNLAKFNQVLDQFGDKFQADGTYTLIIRLRHNVIKTGVRMISLSYSRISLADIAQKLQLDSPEDAEFIVAKAIRDGVIEASINHEKGYVQSKEMIDIYSTREPQLAFHQRISFCLDIHNMSVKAMRFPPKSYNKDLESAEERREREQQDLEFAKEMAEDDDDGFP comes from the exons ATGAAGCAGGAGGGCGCGTCCCGCCGCCGCGAGAAGGCCAAGGCCCCCCCCgaggggccgccgcccgccccccccgacGTCGAGATGCAGgaggaagcggcggcggcggcggccgaggcGGCCGGGGAGCGGCAGCCGCAGCGAGAGCTTGACGCTATCACGTTGGAGG ACATCAAAGAGCACGtgaagcagctggagaaggcCGTGTCGGGGAAGGAGCCGCGCTACGTCCTGCGTGCCTTGCGGGCTCTGCCCTCCACCTCCCGCCGCCTCAACTCCAACGTGCTGCACAAAGCCGTCAGCGGCTTCTTcacctccaacagctccacgcgGGATTTCCTGCTCGCCTTCCTGGAGGAg TCCATGGACACGGAAGCAGAGCTGCAGTTTCGCCCGCGGACGGGGAAGGCGGCCTCAGCCCCTCTTTTGCCAGAAGTGGAGACCTACCTCCAGCTGCTCCTCGTCATCTACCTGATGAACAGCAAGCGCTACCCGGAG GCTCAGAAAGTGTCGGACGACCTGATGCAGAAGATCAGCTCCCAAAACCGCCGCGCCCTCGACCTGGTGGTGGCAAAATGTTACTACTACCACTCCCGCATCTACGAGTTCCTGAATAAGCTCGACGTGGTCAGGAG CTTCCTGCACGCCCGGCTGCGGACGGCCACGCTGCGCCACGACGCTGACGGGCAGGCCACGCTGCTGAACCTGCTGCTGAGGAACTATCTCCACTACAACCTCTACGACCAAGCGGAAAAGCTCGTCTCCAAGTCCGTGTTTCCCGAGCAGGCCAACAACAACGAGTGGGCTCGGTACCTCTACTACACAG GGCGCATCAAGGCCATCCAGCTGGAGTACTCGGAGGCGCGGAGGACCATGACGAACGCCCTGCGGAAGGCACCGCAGCACACGGCCGTCGGCTTCAAGCAGACG GTGCACAAGCTGCTCATCgtggtggagctgctgctgggggagatCCCGGACAGGCTCCAGTTCCGACAGCCCTCGCTCAAGCGGTCGCTCATGCCCTACTTCCTCCTGACCCAGG CCGTCAGGACCGGCAACCTGGCCAAGTTCAACCAAGTCCTCGATCAGTTTGGCGACAAGTTCCAGGCTGACGGCACCTACACCCTGATCATTCGCCTGAGGCACAACGTCATCAAGACGG GCGTCCGTATGATCAGCCTCTCCTATTCCCGCATCTCCCTGGCCGATATTGCCCAGAAGCTGCAGCTGGACAGTCCGGAGGACGCCGAGTTCATCGTCGCCAAG GCCATTCGCGACGGCGTGATCGAGGCCAGCATTAACCACGAGAAGGGCTACGTCCAGTCGAAGGAAATGATCGACATCTACTCCACCCGGGAGCCGCAGCTGGCGTTCCACCAGCGCATCTCCTTCTGCCTCGACATCCACAACATGTCGGTGAAG GCCATGAGGTTCCCACCCAAATCTTACAACAAGGACTTGGAATCGGCGGAG GAGCGGCGGGAACGTGAGCAGCAGGACCTGGAGTTCGCAAAGGAGATGGCAGAGGACGATGACGATGGTTTTCCGTGA